One Amycolatopsis tolypomycina DNA segment encodes these proteins:
- a CDS encoding LacI family DNA-binding transcriptional regulator, with product MTVTLKDVATLAGVSVKTVSNVVNGYAFVKPENRRRVEEALAATGYRPNIGARNLRRGRTGFLALMVPELSIPYFGELAGLVITAAQQRGWSVLIEQTQGTRSRERETLSSLGPHLVDGALVHPEALEAADFPADPGGIPLVLLGEHAVDVPIDHVAIDNVLAARTAVAHLASLGRTRIAAIGRNPARGTSSQRLAGYRAALAEAGLSYSDALVAPAQMWHRAVGATAMQSLLALPSPPDAVFCFNDLLAIGALRAVAERGLRVPEDVAIVGFDNNEESAFSLPSLTTIAPDKTALAEAAVDLVHRRITGDKTSPPQDIQTPFALEIRESTAGR from the coding sequence GTGACCGTGACGCTCAAGGACGTCGCCACGCTTGCCGGAGTGTCGGTGAAGACGGTGTCGAACGTCGTGAACGGCTACGCCTTCGTCAAGCCGGAGAACCGGCGGCGTGTCGAAGAAGCCTTGGCGGCGACGGGGTACCGGCCGAACATCGGGGCGCGCAACCTCCGGCGCGGCCGCACCGGGTTCCTGGCGCTGATGGTGCCGGAGCTGTCGATCCCGTACTTCGGCGAGCTGGCCGGCCTGGTGATCACGGCGGCGCAGCAGCGGGGCTGGAGCGTCCTGATCGAGCAGACGCAGGGCACCCGCTCGCGCGAGCGGGAAACGCTTTCTTCGCTGGGGCCGCACCTGGTCGACGGGGCTCTGGTGCACCCGGAAGCCCTGGAGGCGGCGGACTTCCCGGCCGACCCGGGCGGGATCCCCCTGGTGCTGCTTGGCGAGCACGCGGTGGACGTGCCGATCGACCACGTGGCGATCGACAACGTCCTGGCGGCGCGCACGGCGGTGGCCCACCTGGCCTCCCTGGGCCGCACGCGCATCGCGGCCATCGGGCGCAACCCGGCGCGCGGGACGTCGTCGCAGCGCCTGGCCGGGTACCGGGCGGCACTGGCCGAGGCCGGATTGTCCTATTCGGACGCTTTGGTGGCACCGGCCCAGATGTGGCACCGGGCGGTCGGCGCGACGGCGATGCAGTCGTTGCTGGCGCTGCCGTCGCCGCCGGACGCGGTGTTCTGCTTCAACGACCTGCTGGCGATCGGCGCCCTGCGCGCGGTGGCCGAGCGGGGCCTGCGGGTGCCGGAGGACGTGGCGATCGTGGGGTTCGACAACAACGAAGAGAGCGCATTCTCGCTGCCGTCGCTGACGACGATCGCACCGGACAAGACGGCACTGGCCGAGGCGGCGGTGGACCTCGTGCACCGGCGGATCACCGGGGACAAGACGTCACCGCCGCAGGACATCCAGACCCCGTTCGCACTGGAGATCCGCGAGAGCACCGCCGGCCGCTGA
- a CDS encoding sugar ABC transporter ATP-binding protein produces MTATTEVRTAPVLEVTGVTKRFTGTLALDDVSFALAPGEVHALVGENGAGKSTLIKVLTGVHRPDAGQVRHLGEPVAFKRPIDAQRAGISTIYQEVNLVPLMSIAGNVFLGREPRTKTGLVDWRKLNADARELLKGYGITDDVRRPLHTLGVGAQQMVALARAVSTDAKVVIMDEPTSSLEPREVETLFEVLHRLHDHGIAIVYVSHRMDELYRVCDRVTVLRDGRVVHSGPLKPLPRIELVSLMLGREIRQIREEGVTAFGEEHDVEHEPLLKAENLSGLRKLHGVSVSIRPGEVVGLAGLLGSGRSETARALVGAFPLDGGSVLLAGKPLRTGRIKNAVRAGIALLAEDRKTDGIIPNLSVRENIVLAALPALSPFGLVSRARQDRIVKIFTDRLRIKAASPEQKVSELSGGNQQKVLLARWLATGPKVLLLDEPTRGIDVGAKAEVQALIDELAREGLGVLLISSELEELIDGADRVVVLRDGAVAGELTGDRITEENVLTAIAAEGDNDVDRHP; encoded by the coding sequence ATGACGGCCACCACCGAAGTGCGCACCGCGCCGGTGCTCGAGGTGACCGGGGTGACCAAGCGGTTCACCGGCACCCTCGCCCTCGACGACGTCAGCTTCGCGCTGGCGCCGGGCGAGGTGCACGCGCTGGTCGGCGAGAACGGCGCCGGCAAGTCCACGCTGATCAAGGTGCTCACCGGCGTCCACCGGCCCGACGCGGGGCAGGTGCGCCACCTCGGCGAGCCGGTGGCGTTCAAGCGGCCGATCGACGCCCAGCGCGCCGGCATCTCGACCATCTACCAGGAGGTCAACCTCGTCCCGCTGATGAGCATCGCCGGCAACGTCTTCCTCGGCCGCGAACCCCGGACGAAAACCGGGCTCGTCGACTGGCGGAAGCTGAACGCCGATGCCCGCGAACTGCTCAAGGGCTACGGCATCACCGACGACGTCCGGCGCCCGCTGCACACCCTCGGTGTCGGCGCGCAGCAGATGGTCGCGCTCGCCCGCGCGGTCTCGACCGACGCCAAGGTCGTCATCATGGACGAGCCGACGTCGTCGCTCGAGCCGCGCGAGGTCGAGACGCTGTTCGAGGTGCTGCACCGGCTGCACGACCACGGCATCGCGATCGTCTACGTCAGCCACCGGATGGACGAGCTGTACCGGGTGTGCGACCGCGTCACCGTGCTGCGCGACGGCCGGGTCGTCCACAGTGGACCGCTGAAGCCGTTGCCGCGCATCGAGCTCGTGTCGCTGATGCTCGGCCGCGAGATCCGGCAGATCCGCGAAGAGGGCGTCACGGCGTTCGGCGAGGAACACGACGTCGAGCACGAGCCGCTGCTCAAGGCGGAAAACCTCAGCGGCCTGCGGAAGCTGCACGGCGTCTCGGTGAGCATCCGGCCCGGCGAGGTCGTCGGGCTGGCCGGCCTGCTCGGCTCCGGCCGCAGCGAGACCGCGCGGGCCCTCGTCGGCGCGTTCCCCCTCGACGGCGGCAGCGTGCTGCTGGCCGGGAAACCGCTGCGCACCGGCCGGATCAAGAACGCCGTGCGGGCCGGGATCGCGCTGCTGGCCGAGGACCGCAAGACCGACGGCATCATCCCGAACCTGTCGGTCCGGGAGAACATCGTGCTCGCCGCGCTGCCGGCGCTCTCGCCGTTCGGCCTGGTCAGCAGGGCCAGGCAGGACCGGATCGTCAAGATCTTCACCGACCGCCTGCGGATCAAGGCCGCGAGTCCCGAGCAGAAGGTGTCGGAGCTCTCGGGCGGCAACCAGCAGAAGGTGCTGCTCGCCCGCTGGCTCGCCACCGGCCCGAAGGTCCTGCTGCTCGACGAGCCCACCCGCGGCATCGACGTCGGCGCCAAGGCCGAGGTCCAAGCCCTGATCGACGAGCTCGCGCGGGAAGGCCTCGGCGTGCTGCTCATCTCGTCCGAACTGGAGGAACTGATCGACGGCGCCGACCGCGTGGTCGTCCTGCGCGACGGTGCGGTGGCCGGCGAGCTGACCGGCGACCGCATCACCGAGGAGAACGTGCTCACGGCGATAGCAGCGGAGGGTGACAACGATGTCGACCGCCACCCTTGA
- a CDS encoding ABC transporter substrate-binding protein has translation MLLPSRPRLLLVTAAAAALTLTSCTSREETPAAPVSGGGPAASAQSAAPSAGGCTLDRTGYPKVDLKTAVVGFSQSEKEANPFRTTETQSIRDEAAKLGIGKLLVTNAQSDLNRQISDIKSLLDRGAQLLVVAPLNSDGLQPALDAAKAKKVPVVTIDRKVTSQPCTDYLTFIGSDFVEQGKRAAQAMVKSTGGTGKVAILLGSSGNNVTTDRTKGFKDELAKTPGLSVVAEQTGEFDRSKGQAVMEQLIQSHPDITAVYAENDEMGVGAVNALKTAGKAPGKDVKIVSIDGTRNAVQLIVDGSYNAVIESNPRFGPLAFQTLQKFENGEPIPPSVVISDDQYDETNAAQKVGNSYR, from the coding sequence GTGCTCTTGCCGTCCCGTCCCCGCCTTCTCCTGGTCACCGCGGCCGCCGCCGCGCTGACCCTCACCTCCTGCACCAGCCGGGAGGAAACCCCGGCCGCCCCCGTCAGCGGCGGCGGCCCGGCCGCCAGCGCCCAGTCCGCCGCACCGTCCGCCGGCGGCTGCACGCTCGACCGGACCGGCTACCCGAAGGTCGACCTCAAGACCGCGGTGGTGGGGTTCTCCCAGTCCGAAAAGGAGGCCAACCCCTTCCGGACCACCGAGACGCAGTCCATCCGTGACGAAGCCGCCAAGCTGGGGATCGGCAAGCTGCTGGTCACCAACGCCCAGAGCGACCTGAACCGGCAGATCAGCGACATCAAGTCGCTGCTCGACCGCGGCGCCCAGCTGCTCGTCGTCGCGCCGCTCAACTCCGACGGCCTCCAGCCCGCGCTCGACGCGGCGAAGGCCAAGAAGGTCCCGGTCGTCACCATCGACCGCAAGGTGACGTCGCAGCCGTGCACGGACTACCTGACGTTCATCGGCTCCGACTTCGTCGAGCAGGGCAAGCGCGCCGCCCAGGCGATGGTGAAGTCGACCGGCGGCACCGGCAAGGTGGCGATCCTGCTCGGCTCGTCCGGCAACAACGTCACCACCGACCGCACCAAGGGCTTCAAGGACGAGCTCGCGAAGACGCCGGGGCTGTCCGTGGTCGCCGAGCAGACCGGCGAGTTCGACCGGTCCAAGGGCCAGGCCGTGATGGAACAGCTCATCCAGAGCCACCCGGACATCACCGCCGTCTACGCCGAGAACGACGAAATGGGCGTCGGCGCGGTCAACGCGCTCAAGACGGCGGGCAAGGCACCGGGCAAGGACGTCAAGATCGTCTCCATCGACGGCACCCGCAACGCCGTGCAGCTCATCGTCGACGGCAGCTACAACGCCGTCATCGAGTCGAACCCGCGCTTCGGCCCGCTGGCCTTCCAGACGCTGCAGAAGTTCGAGAACGGCGAGCCGATCCCGCCGAGCGTCGTGATCAGCGACGACCAGTACGACGAGACGAACGCCGCCCAGAAGGTCGGGAACTCCTACCGATGA
- a CDS encoding snapalysin family zinc-dependent metalloprotease, translating into MSRKYLLPGAAALAMIVTPLTAAPALAAPEAATIVYYDTSAAPSFRAVINAGAANWNAAVSNVKLQESSSGASLHYTEGNDPRGSYAQTDGHGSGTIFIDYTQAQQYDKTRIAAHETGHALGLPDHYEGPCSELMSGGGPGPSCTNANPNATEASRVESLWANGFTGARKAATRVYEMTMPVR; encoded by the coding sequence ATGTCCCGCAAGTACCTGCTGCCCGGCGCCGCCGCTCTGGCGATGATCGTGACCCCGCTGACCGCCGCCCCGGCCCTCGCGGCGCCGGAAGCCGCCACGATCGTCTACTACGACACCTCGGCCGCCCCCAGCTTCCGCGCGGTGATCAACGCGGGCGCGGCCAACTGGAACGCGGCGGTGTCGAACGTCAAGCTCCAGGAAAGCTCTTCGGGCGCGTCGCTGCACTATACCGAGGGCAACGACCCGCGCGGCTCGTACGCCCAGACCGACGGCCACGGCAGCGGCACGATCTTCATCGACTACACGCAGGCACAGCAGTACGACAAGACCCGCATCGCGGCCCACGAAACCGGGCACGCGCTGGGCCTGCCGGACCACTACGAAGGCCCGTGCTCGGAGCTGATGTCGGGCGGCGGCCCCGGCCCGTCGTGCACCAACGCGAACCCGAACGCGACCGAGGCGTCCCGGGTGGAATCCCTGTGGGCCAACGGCTTCACCGGCGCCCGCAAGGCCGCGACCCGCGTCTACGAAATGACCATGCCGGTGCGGTAA
- a CDS encoding winged helix-turn-helix transcriptional regulator produces MSRRITWADAACPIARAADVLGEPWTLLILRNATAGTTRFEDFRSQLGIADNVLTTRLAKLVDRGLLTKLPYRDGGRTRHEYRLTQAGSDALPVLHALGTWGHTHTTSDAGPTTLVHTRCGQPTRPGANCDSCGKPLARGDLAWRGSWLGEDEIPLANPVD; encoded by the coding sequence ATGAGCCGTCGCATCACCTGGGCGGACGCCGCCTGCCCGATCGCCCGCGCCGCCGACGTCCTCGGCGAGCCGTGGACGCTGCTGATCCTGCGCAACGCGACCGCGGGCACCACCCGGTTCGAGGACTTCCGCAGCCAGCTCGGCATCGCCGACAACGTGCTGACCACCCGGCTGGCCAAGCTCGTCGACCGCGGCCTGCTGACGAAGCTCCCCTACCGCGACGGCGGCCGCACCCGGCACGAGTACCGCCTCACCCAGGCCGGCTCGGACGCACTGCCGGTGCTGCACGCCCTCGGCACCTGGGGACACACCCACACGACCTCGGACGCCGGGCCGACGACACTGGTCCACACGCGCTGCGGGCAGCCCACCCGGCCGGGCGCGAACTGCGACAGCTGCGGGAAACCCCTGGCCAGGGGCGATCTGGCGTGGCGCGGATCGTGGCTCGGCGAGGACGAGATCCCGCTGGCGAATCCGGTCGACTGA
- a CDS encoding AAA family ATPase: MLTTLAVANYRSLRDLVLPLSGLTVVTGPNGSGKSSLYRALRLLADASRNGAVAALAREGGLPSTLWAGPENGVRRGTTRVQGKVHTKAVGLRLGFAGDDFGYALDLGLPVPGATLFNLDPEFKREAVWSGPVLRTAALLADRAGPSVRTRVSSGAWGEERFKIRLTDSMLSEFADPRACPELLVLRERIRSWRFYDHFRTDADAPARQSRLGTRTPVLSHDGADLAAALQTIIEVGRAAELAEVVDAAFPGSTVEVRRSEDGLLAVEFRQHGLLRPLSAAELSDGTLRFLLWVAALLTPRPPEMLVLNEPETSLHPDLLPALATLIATAAKETQLVVVSHAQPLIRALAAITDVGTVELEKEYGETKVAGQGRLDRPAWHWPGR, translated from the coding sequence ATGCTCACCACGCTGGCCGTCGCGAACTACCGCTCGCTGCGTGACCTGGTGCTGCCGCTGTCCGGCCTGACCGTCGTCACCGGACCCAACGGCAGCGGCAAGTCGAGCCTGTACCGGGCGCTGCGCCTGCTGGCGGACGCGTCCCGCAACGGTGCCGTGGCGGCGCTGGCCAGGGAAGGCGGCCTGCCGTCGACGCTGTGGGCCGGTCCGGAGAACGGCGTGCGCCGCGGCACCACGCGGGTCCAGGGCAAGGTGCACACGAAAGCCGTCGGCCTGCGGCTCGGCTTCGCGGGCGACGACTTCGGCTACGCACTCGACCTGGGCCTGCCGGTGCCGGGCGCGACGCTGTTCAACCTCGACCCCGAGTTCAAGCGGGAGGCGGTGTGGTCGGGGCCGGTCCTGCGGACGGCCGCGCTGCTCGCGGACCGGGCCGGCCCCTCGGTGCGCACCCGCGTTTCGTCCGGGGCATGGGGCGAGGAGCGGTTCAAGATCCGGTTGACGGACAGCATGCTGAGCGAGTTCGCCGACCCGCGGGCCTGCCCGGAACTGCTGGTGCTGCGGGAGCGCATCCGCTCGTGGCGCTTCTACGACCACTTCCGCACCGACGCGGACGCCCCGGCCCGCCAGTCCCGCCTCGGCACCCGCACCCCGGTGCTGTCCCACGACGGCGCCGACCTCGCGGCGGCCCTGCAGACGATCATCGAGGTGGGCCGGGCCGCGGAGCTCGCGGAGGTGGTCGACGCGGCCTTCCCCGGCTCGACGGTGGAGGTGCGGCGCTCCGAGGACGGCCTGCTGGCGGTCGAGTTCCGCCAGCACGGGCTGCTGCGCCCGCTGTCGGCGGCGGAACTGTCGGACGGCACCCTGCGGTTCCTGCTGTGGGTGGCGGCCCTGCTCACCCCGCGCCCGCCGGAAATGCTGGTGCTGAACGAGCCGGAGACGAGCCTCCACCCGGACTTGTTGCCGGCACTGGCCACGTTGATCGCGACCGCGGCCAAGGAGACCCAGCTGGTGGTGGTGTCCCACGCCCAGCCCCTGATCCGCGCCCTCGCCGCGATCACCGACGTGGGCACGGTGGAGCTGGAGAAGGAGTACGGCGAGACGAAGGTGGCCGGCCAGGGCCGCCTGGACCGCCCCGCCTGGCACTGGCCCGGCCGCTGA